The following are encoded together in the Thermosipho japonicus genome:
- a CDS encoding type II secretion system protein GspD — MKKYLAILIISLITLAFSVDIYFYQTDIRDALNQLGMQEGVSIIYDPLISGFISVEAYNITLEKALDLMLLPLGYYWTKIDNVYFVGTANPDSPNFALISKKYLLNLRFITFDDLYNALPKVMTNYIYKTPNKNQVLIYAPAKIASQIAETITLIDKQIPVAEIQVKIIEIDESDFIKFGISWNNEENNITSYNNGNLQLSLNPLNVNFNIIMDTLISSGNAKVLAEGTLKLKSNSTAQITGYTTVGFTLGKDNTYVEKKINTQIIISGYVFADHANLTLKSVVESFIQNSSTFTPVGASVETNLDIKYEQPYYIAGLSFDSVTKQDGGIPGLKDIPIIGNLFKNSTYTSRKKNIVIFIKARLAGENL; from the coding sequence ATGAAAAAATATTTAGCAATCTTAATAATATCGTTAATTACATTAGCTTTTTCTGTTGATATCTATTTTTATCAAACAGATATAAGAGATGCTTTAAATCAACTGGGAATGCAAGAAGGCGTTTCCATAATATATGATCCTTTAATATCTGGTTTCATAAGTGTTGAAGCTTACAATATAACTTTAGAAAAAGCTCTTGATTTAATGTTATTACCTCTTGGATATTACTGGACCAAAATAGACAATGTATATTTTGTTGGTACTGCAAATCCTGATAGTCCTAATTTTGCACTAATTTCAAAAAAATATCTTTTAAATCTAAGATTTATAACCTTTGATGACCTCTACAATGCTTTACCAAAGGTAATGACAAATTATATATACAAAACACCCAATAAAAATCAAGTCCTCATATATGCCCCTGCAAAAATAGCATCCCAAATTGCTGAAACAATAACTCTAATAGACAAACAAATACCTGTTGCAGAAATCCAAGTTAAAATAATAGAAATAGATGAATCCGATTTTATAAAATTTGGTATATCTTGGAATAACGAAGAAAACAATATCACATCTTACAATAATGGCAATTTACAATTATCTTTAAATCCTTTAAATGTAAACTTTAATATTATAATGGATACTTTGATAAGTTCTGGTAATGCAAAGGTTCTAGCAGAAGGAACACTAAAATTAAAATCAAATTCTACGGCACAAATTACAGGATATACAACTGTTGGTTTTACTCTTGGCAAAGATAACACTTATGTTGAAAAAAAGATCAACACTCAAATCATTATTTCTGGATATGTTTTTGCAGATCATGCAAATCTCACACTTAAATCCGTTGTGGAATCATTTATACAAAATTCTTCAACATTTACACCAGTTGGTGCCTCAGTTGAAACAAATTTAGATATAAAATACGAACAACCTTATTATATAGCTGGGCTATCTTTTGACTCAGTTACAAAACAAGATGGCGGAATCCCAGGTTTAAAAGATATTCCCATAATTGGTAATCTTTTTAAAAATAGTACATATACATCAAGAAAGAAAAATATAGTAATATTCATAAAAGCAAGATTGGCAGGTGAAAATCTATGA